A window from Ictalurus furcatus strain D&B chromosome 16, Billie_1.0, whole genome shotgun sequence encodes these proteins:
- the fhdc3 gene encoding FH2 domain containing 3, with protein MDGVAMSIEPSLFSPPPPPPPPPPPPPPITGSEPFSRSVHRRSKMRSFNWDTIPRHSVVGKRNVWTSQKKLEDIPLDTKRIEELFSHSERQQIPTKHGTVKKSVWGLQTTSPESEIVSILNSKRSMNIGILLKQFKRPIQDIVEDISEGNMRFAAGGLRELSKLLPDDVEVKKLLSFHGDASQLAEADRFFLMLVNVPGYEERLKSLLLREEFMPFIEEMRKSISIMTAAANELLECDDLHSIIRLVLKAGNYMNADGYAGRALGFRMASLLRLVDTKANKPGMNLMHYVAMQAQQIDCALLKFTEQLQHIGDASRIQKHEVETDFKREMAKAKEAKAYASMQPDLQHQMDEFLQMATSQLADMEASLRELDSISHSVAEYFCEDPATFKLEECCSIFHSFCEKFERAVKENTEREAAERRRRQQREREKLSRVVKRRSVGTCSRQSSEQEALESILTSFLSNRPSRRRQPSSNRESPTEILDKNHPLAERSCIALDSSVNMDKKDTSVLLQDQDQSFQIILEIPAKTEQNEEQDKSCLTAQDSPVKVETVVSHHEKQEEKCLNAVKISCDMNVQGTPAGPKRAPCIEDKATPKSSKINRRRSIIERLCSDEQEKKNEDADRTQEDFVTEPHRIRCPIPDVSSPHHRGIQEVDLALQNGFGSPWTVLSPHISPSRMRRRRHSFGSTKDEESEDGVWALPDTPSKGPLLAHMCRSYEHSMSTSVISSVGIRDSPLQGTSAHGTLLRSASVGENPESIPSFRFGAFFPRRRGREIKRQEPSSLRSFFQRFGERGRPASIGDSCKAET; from the exons ATGGATGGTGTTGCCATGTCCATCGaaccttctcttttttctccaccgccccctcctcctccaccacctccaccacctccacccATCACAGGAAGCGAACCGTTCTCTCGCAGTGTTCACCGGCGCTCCAAGATGCGCAGCTTCAACTGGGACACCATTCCAAGGCATAGCGTGGTGGGGAAGCGCAACGTCTGGACATCACAGAAGAAGCTGGAGGATATTCCACTGGACACCAAGCGCATTGAGGAACTGTTTAGCCACAGTGAACGTCAGCAGATACCAACCAAGCATGGCACCGTCAAGAAGAGTGTGTGGGGCCTGCAGACCACCAGTCCTGAGTCAGAGATT GTCTCGATCCTTAACTCGAAGAGAAGTATGAATATTGGGATTCTCCTTAAGCAGTTTAAAAG GCCAATTCAGGACATTGTTGAGGACATCAGTGAGGGAAACATGCGATTTGCTGCTGGTGGACTGAGAGAGCTGAGCAAGCTGCTGCCTGATGATGTTGAG GTGAAGAAGCTGTTGTCATTCCATGGTGATGCGTCTCAGCTTGCAGAGGCAGACCGCTTCTTCCTGATGCTGGTAAATGTTCCAGG ATATGAAGAAAGACTGAAAAGCTTGCTCCTCAGAGAGGAGTTCATGCCCTTTATAGAGGAGATGAGAAAATCCATTTCCATCATGACTGCAGCAGCTAATG AGCTGCTGGAGTGTGATGATCTACACTCTATAATTAGACTCGTGCTCAAAGCTGGAAACTACATGAATGCT GATGGCTACGCTGGTCGTGCGTTAGGTTTCAGAATGGCTTCTCTCCTGAGGCTTGTGGACACCAAAGCTAACAAACCTGGCATGAACCTTATGCACTATGTGGCTATG CAAGCTCAACAGATAGACTGCGCCTTATTAAAGtttacagaacagcttcaacacaTCGGTGATGCGTCGAG aATTCAAAAACATGAAGTCGAAACAgacttcaagagagaaatgGCAAAAGCTAAAGAAGCCAAGGCCTATGCCAGCATGCAGCCTGATCTGCAACATCAAATGGACGAGTTCCTTCAA ATGGCCACAAGTCAGCTTGCAGACATGGAGGCCTCTCTAAGGGAGCTGGATTCAATCAGTCACTCAGTGGCTGAGTATTTCTGTGAAGACCCTGCTACCTTTAAGCTGGAGGAATGCTGCTCAATCTTCCACTCTTTCTGTGAGAAGTTTGAGAGAGCTGTAAAG GAAAATACAGAACGAGAGGCAGCGGAGAGGCGCCGAAGGcagcagagggaaagagagaaactgAGCCGGGTAGTCAAGCGCCGTTCAGTTGGCACCTGCTCTAGGCAAAGCTCAGAACAGGAGGCCTTGGAGTCCATCCTCACCAGCTTCCTGAGCAACCGTCCTTCCCGCAGAAGACAACCCTCATCCAACAGAGAAAGTCCAACAGAGATACTGGATAAAAACCACCCACTGGCCGAAAGGTCTTGCATAGCTCTGGATAGTTCTGTTAATATGGACAAAAAGGATACAAGTGTTTTACTTCAAGATCAGGACCAGAGCTTCCAGATAATCCTTGAAATTCCTGCCAAGACGGAACAAAACGAGGAGCAGGACAAGAGCTGTCTGACAGCCCAGGATAGCCCTGTAAAGGTAGAGACTGTTGTCTCTCATCATgaaaaacaggaagagaaatGCTTAAACGCAGTAAAAATCTCCTGTGACATGAATGTACAGGGTACACCAGCTGGTCCAAAAAGAGCACCATGCATAGAAGACAAAGCAACTCCAAAGAGCAGCAAAATAAACCGTCGTAGGAGCATAATTGAAAGACTATGTAGTGATgagcaggagaagaagaacGAAGATGCAGATCGAACACAGGAGGACTTCGTGACGGAGCCACACCGGATTAGATGCCCCATTCCAGATGTTTCCTCTCCTCATCACAGAGGAATACAAGAGGTGGATTTGGCCCTTCAGAATGGCTTTGGATCACCTTGGACTGTTCTCAGTCCTCACATCTCACCCTCGCGCATGCGGCGCCGCAGGCATTCCTTTGGTTCCACTAAAGATGAAGAATCAGAGGATGGAGTGTGGGCACTGCCTGATACGCCCTCAAAGGGCCCTCTACTAGCACACATGTGCAGGTCATATGAGCACAGCATGTCTACCTCTGTGATTAGTAGTGTGGGTATTAGAGATTCTCCATTGCAAGGCACATCAGCGCACGGAACTCTATTAAGGTCTGCTTCGGTGGGCGAAAACCCTGAATCCATACCCAGCTTTCGTTTCGGTGCTTTCTTCCCAAGACGCCGTGGACGGGAAATCAAAAGACAAGAGCCATCGTCACTGAGGTCCTTCTTCCAGCGATTTGGGGAAAGAGGAAGGCCTGCTTCTATAGGAGACTCGTGCAAAGCGGAAACTTGA